From a single Flavobacterium sp. genomic region:
- a CDS encoding ATP-dependent Clp protease ATP-binding subunit has translation MDDNFSQRVKDVITFSKEEALRLGHDFIGTEHLMLGILRDGNGKAINILNNLAVDLSHLRKKVEILSPANPNAIQNIEKKNLHLTRQAERALKTTFLEAKLFNNTEISTAHLLLCILRNENDPTTKLMGKLKIDYETVKEQYTAMMTNEDDYLENLPKAESFNDDSGQDDSFKENAFNNPSSGNKTNKKSKTPVLDNFGRDLTEMAEEGKLDPVVGREKEIERVSQILSRRKKNNPLLIGEPGVGKSAIAEGLALRIIKKKVSRNLFNKRVVTLDLASLVAGTKYRGQFEERMKAVMNELEKNDDIILFIDEIHTIVGAGGATGSLDASNMFKPALARGEIQCVGATTLDEYRQYIEKDGALERRFQKVIVEPTTVEETITILNNIKPKYEDHHNVLYTPEAIEACVKLTNRYMTDRFLPDKAIDALDEAGSRVHIINIDVPKQILELERQLEEVRELKNTVVKKQKYEEAAKLRDDEKRIEKDLAIAQEQWEEDSKNNKVTVTEDNVADVVSMMTGIPVNRIAQTESNKLAHLPELIKGKVIGQDEAVMKIAKSIQRNRAGLKDPNKPIGSFIFLGQTGVGKTQLAKVIAKELFDSEDALIRIDMSEYMEKFAISRLVGAPPGYVGYEEGGQLTEKVRRKPYCVVLLDEIEKAHPDVFNMMLQVLDDGHLTDSLGRKIDFRNTIIIMTSNVGARQLKDFGTGVGFGTAAKNAQTEEHSKGIIENALKKAFAPEFLNRIDDVIVFNALEKHDIDKIIDIEMDKLYLRVKELGYTLKLSEAAKDYIADKGFDKQFGARPLKRAIQKYVEDALAEEIITSKIHEGDQIFMDLDETAQELKIEIKKLEEPSK, from the coding sequence ATGGACGATAATTTTTCACAAAGAGTTAAAGATGTAATAACCTTCAGTAAAGAGGAAGCGTTACGATTAGGTCATGACTTTATTGGCACTGAACATTTGATGCTAGGAATACTTAGAGATGGTAATGGAAAAGCAATTAATATCTTGAATAATTTAGCTGTAGACTTATCTCACTTAAGAAAGAAAGTTGAAATCTTAAGTCCAGCAAACCCTAACGCTATTCAGAATATTGAAAAGAAAAATCTTCACCTTACACGTCAGGCCGAACGTGCATTAAAGACCACTTTTCTAGAAGCTAAGCTTTTTAACAACACCGAAATAAGTACTGCTCACCTTTTACTTTGCATTTTACGCAACGAAAACGACCCAACAACTAAATTGATGGGCAAATTAAAAATTGATTACGAAACCGTTAAAGAACAATATACTGCCATGATGACAAACGAAGACGATTATTTAGAAAACTTACCAAAAGCGGAGTCGTTTAATGACGATTCAGGACAAGATGACAGTTTTAAAGAAAACGCTTTTAACAATCCTTCATCGGGTAATAAAACTAATAAAAAATCAAAAACACCAGTTTTAGATAACTTTGGTCGCGATTTAACCGAAATGGCCGAAGAAGGAAAATTAGATCCTGTTGTAGGGCGCGAAAAAGAAATTGAACGTGTTTCACAAATTTTAAGCCGTAGAAAGAAAAACAATCCACTTTTAATTGGTGAACCAGGAGTTGGTAAATCTGCTATTGCCGAAGGCTTAGCACTACGAATCATTAAGAAAAAGGTATCTCGTAATTTATTCAATAAACGTGTAGTTACACTTGATTTAGCAAGTTTAGTAGCAGGCACTAAATACCGTGGTCAATTCGAAGAACGAATGAAAGCCGTAATGAATGAATTAGAAAAAAATGATGACATAATCCTTTTCATAGACGAAATTCATACCATTGTTGGCGCTGGTGGAGCAACAGGCTCGCTTGATGCTTCCAACATGTTTAAACCTGCTTTGGCTAGAGGTGAAATTCAATGTGTAGGTGCTACAACATTAGACGAATACCGTCAGTATATTGAAAAAGATGGCGCATTAGAACGTCGTTTTCAAAAAGTTATTGTAGAACCAACTACCGTTGAGGAAACGATCACCATTTTAAACAATATCAAACCTAAATACGAAGATCATCACAATGTTTTATATACTCCAGAAGCTATTGAAGCATGTGTTAAACTAACTAATCGTTACATGACAGATCGTTTTCTTCCAGACAAAGCTATTGATGCTTTAGACGAAGCAGGTTCTCGAGTTCATATTATTAATATTGATGTTCCTAAACAAATTTTAGAATTAGAACGCCAGTTAGAAGAAGTGCGCGAACTTAAAAATACGGTCGTTAAAAAACAAAAATATGAAGAAGCAGCTAAACTTCGTGATGATGAAAAACGCATCGAAAAAGATTTAGCTATAGCGCAAGAACAATGGGAAGAAGATTCTAAAAATAATAAAGTAACAGTAACAGAAGACAATGTTGCCGATGTGGTTTCTATGATGACAGGAATTCCTGTTAATCGAATTGCACAAACTGAAAGTAATAAGTTAGCTCACTTACCTGAACTTATTAAAGGTAAGGTAATTGGACAAGATGAAGCTGTTATGAAAATTGCTAAATCAATCCAAAGAAATCGTGCGGGTTTAAAAGATCCAAACAAACCCATTGGTTCATTCATTTTCTTAGGTCAAACTGGCGTTGGAAAAACACAATTAGCTAAAGTTATTGCAAAAGAATTATTCGATTCTGAAGATGCTTTAATTCGTATTGACATGAGTGAATACATGGAAAAATTCGCTATTTCTCGTTTAGTGGGAGCGCCTCCGGGATACGTAGGATATGAAGAAGGCGGTCAATTGACAGAAAAAGTAAGAAGAAAGCCTTACTGTGTGGTTCTTTTAGACGAAATTGAAAAAGCACATCCTGACGTATTCAATATGATGCTTCAAGTTTTAGACGATGGTCATTTAACCGATAGTTTAGGACGTAAAATCGATTTTAGAAATACAATTATAATCATGACTTCTAACGTTGGTGCACGTCAGTTGAAAGACTTTGGAACAGGCGTTGGATTTGGAACTGCAGCAAAAAATGCACAAACAGAAGAACATTCAAAAGGAATTATTGAAAACGCTTTGAAGAAAGCTTTCGCACCTGAGTTTTTAAATAGAATTGATGATGTAATTGTCTTCAATGCGCTAGAAAAACACGATATTGATAAAATTATCGATATCGAAATGGATAAATTATATTTAAGAGTAAAAGAATTAGGCTATACACTTAAGTTATCTGAAGCTGCTAAAGATTATATTGCCGACAAAGGGTTTGACAAACAATTTGGAGCCCGTCCATTAAAAAGAGCTATTCAGAAATATGTAGAAGATGCTTTAGCTGAGGAAATTATTACTTCAAAAATACATGAAGGCGATCAAATTTTTATGGATTTAGATGAAACCGCTCAGGAACTCAAAATTGAAATTAAAAAATTAGAAGAACCAAGCAAATAA
- the corA gene encoding magnesium/cobalt transporter CorA gives MRKIKYKKGRKVQSSTLEYTGIHKDVATEMQMFVYDLNDVTEYQQLEPQDIDSSVEATKVNWINIHGLNNHAFIEKVGAKFEADYFIIGDILNTTKRTRIEEYHDILFFNVKSLLPLKASDNINVEQISFLLKDNVLISFQEKRSDFFTHIRERIRTNSGVVRTKRADYLLYLLLDAIIENFYITIESEENKVDDLIDLSKENTNPEVLALIEKHRDNFNFLKRSIIPLRDSLYSIKSIKDDNVFNDIQPENFTFFSRLHQKCLELLEQIDSDLITLDSTSNYFFSAQNHKMNQVMKTLTVVSMFFLPLTFIVGVYGQNFKNLPELEWEYGYFIIWGIMLAVVAGMFIYFKIKKWF, from the coding sequence TTGAGAAAAATTAAATATAAAAAAGGAAGAAAAGTTCAGTCTAGTACACTTGAATATACAGGGATTCATAAAGATGTTGCAACAGAAATGCAAATGTTTGTATATGATTTAAATGATGTTACAGAATATCAGCAACTAGAACCTCAAGATATTGATTCAAGTGTGGAGGCTACTAAAGTAAATTGGATCAATATTCATGGTTTGAATAATCATGCATTTATTGAAAAAGTAGGAGCAAAGTTTGAAGCCGATTATTTTATTATAGGAGATATTTTAAATACTACTAAGCGAACAAGAATTGAAGAATATCATGATATTTTATTTTTTAATGTAAAGTCGTTATTACCTTTAAAAGCCTCTGATAATATTAATGTGGAACAAATTAGTTTTTTATTAAAAGACAATGTTTTAATTTCGTTTCAAGAGAAAAGGAGTGATTTTTTTACACATATTAGAGAACGAATTAGAACGAATTCGGGTGTAGTGAGAACAAAAAGAGCCGATTATTTGTTGTATTTATTGCTGGATGCTATTATAGAAAATTTTTACATTACTATTGAGAGTGAAGAAAACAAAGTGGATGATTTAATAGATTTGTCTAAAGAAAATACCAATCCAGAGGTTTTAGCTTTAATTGAAAAACATCGGGATAATTTTAATTTCTTGAAACGATCAATTATTCCATTGCGCGATTCATTGTACTCTATTAAGAGTATTAAAGACGATAATGTTTTTAATGACATTCAACCTGAGAATTTTACGTTCTTTTCCAGATTACATCAAAAATGTTTAGAACTTTTAGAACAAATAGACTCTGATTTAATCACTTTAGACAGTACGTCAAATTACTTTTTTTCGGCTCAAAATCATAAAATGAATCAGGTAATGAAGACATTGACCGTTGTATCGATGTTTTTTTTACCGTTAACATTCATAGTTGGGGTTTATGGACAGAATTTTAAAAATTTACCAGAGTTAGAATGGGAGTATGGTTATTTTATTATTTGGGGAATTATGTTGGCGGTTGTTGCTGGAATGTTTATTTATTTTAAAATCAAAAAGTGGTTTTAG
- the hutI gene encoding imidazolonepropionase encodes MKTLFINIKELLQIREANIDKVSGAEMAKLPKIDNAYLLIENNIISDFGAMENCPELSEVKVIDATGQVILPTWVDSHTHIVYAGNRIQEFVDRINGLSYEEIANRGGGILNSAKKLNETSEDEIYEQSKLRLEEVMQQGTGAVEIKSGYGLTVEGELKMLRVIKRLKENYPIAIKATFLGAHAFPMEFKQNHTAYIDLIINEMLPKIASENLADYIDAFLETGYFSVEETVKIMEAGRTYGLEPKIHVNQFTAIDGIKACVKNGALSVDHLEIVTDEDMEVLKNSKTMPVALPSCSYFISIPYTPARKMLNAGLPLALATDYNPGTTPSGNMNFVVATACIKMKMTPEEAINAATINGAYAMGVSKTHGSITKGKKANLIITKPIMSFYQLPYAFGTNLIDKVMIEGKFI; translated from the coding sequence ATGAAAACACTATTTATCAACATAAAAGAACTATTACAAATAAGGGAAGCTAATATTGATAAAGTTTCTGGTGCCGAGATGGCGAAATTACCAAAAATTGACAATGCCTATCTTTTAATAGAAAACAATATCATCTCTGATTTTGGTGCGATGGAAAACTGCCCGGAACTTTCAGAAGTTAAAGTTATTGATGCAACCGGGCAAGTTATATTACCTACTTGGGTAGATAGCCACACTCATATTGTATATGCAGGAAACCGAATACAAGAGTTTGTTGATCGTATCAATGGTTTATCGTATGAAGAAATTGCTAATCGTGGAGGCGGAATTTTGAATTCAGCAAAAAAATTAAACGAAACTTCTGAAGACGAAATTTATGAACAATCAAAATTACGATTGGAAGAAGTTATGCAACAAGGAACGGGTGCAGTAGAAATTAAATCGGGTTACGGATTAACCGTGGAAGGCGAATTAAAAATGTTGCGCGTCATAAAACGTTTAAAAGAAAATTATCCGATTGCCATAAAAGCTACTTTTTTGGGTGCACATGCTTTTCCGATGGAATTTAAACAAAATCATACTGCATATATAGATTTAATTATCAATGAAATGTTACCCAAAATTGCTTCCGAAAATTTAGCTGACTACATTGATGCATTCCTTGAAACTGGTTATTTCTCAGTAGAAGAAACTGTAAAAATCATGGAAGCTGGTAGAACGTATGGATTAGAACCAAAAATACACGTAAACCAATTTACTGCTATAGACGGAATCAAAGCTTGTGTTAAAAACGGTGCCTTATCAGTTGACCACTTAGAAATTGTAACCGATGAAGATATGGAGGTTTTAAAAAACAGCAAAACAATGCCCGTAGCATTACCAAGTTGTTCTTATTTTATAAGCATTCCCTATACTCCAGCTCGAAAAATGTTAAATGCTGGATTACCGTTAGCTTTAGCAACTGATTACAATCCTGGCACTACTCCATCAGGAAACATGAATTTTGTAGTTGCTACAGCTTGTATAAAAATGAAAATGACACCCGAAGAAGCAATCAATGCAGCAACTATCAACGGAGCTTATGCCATGGGAGTTTCAAAAACTCACGGAAGTATTACCAAAGGAAAAAAAGCAAATCTTATCATTACAAAACCAATTATGAGTTTTTATCAATTGCCGTATGCTTTTGGAACCAATTTAATTGATAAAGTAATGATTGAAGGCAAATTCATTTAA
- the crcB gene encoding fluoride efflux transporter CrcB, which produces MIKTLLLIGLGGAFGSIFRYLTHWITSKYFQSSFPLSTFLVNILGSLLIGLFIGYLSKYFPENHPLKFLLIVGFCGGFTTFSSFALENYNLFQNNQQITAYLYIITSIILTISAVGLGSYLSKYL; this is translated from the coding sequence ATGATAAAAACTCTCTTACTTATTGGATTGGGTGGCGCTTTTGGTAGCATATTTCGCTATCTAACACATTGGATAACAAGTAAATATTTTCAAAGTTCATTTCCTTTGAGCACTTTTTTAGTTAATATTTTAGGAAGTTTACTAATTGGATTGTTCATTGGTTATTTAAGCAAATATTTTCCCGAAAACCATCCGTTAAAATTTTTACTAATTGTAGGTTTTTGCGGTGGATTCACCACTTTTTCTAGTTTTGCACTCGAAAACTATAATTTATTTCAAAACAACCAACAAATTACTGCTTATTTATACATAATAACTTCAATAATATTAACTATTTCAGCTGTGGGATTAGGAAGTTATTTATCAAAATATCTATAA
- a CDS encoding formimidoylglutamase encodes MENITLLSQNELAKITNHRSGEIKFGEKIITIPKDSDVLEFITNSEAKFVLLGIPEDIGVKANLGRVGTATAYESALSSLANIQHNKFCKGNYLLVLGKLNVTDLVEKANLLDSNNKEHRKELFKLVEQLDIEVSHIIHKICNAGKIPIIVGGGHNNAYGNIKGLALAKGKPVNAVNFDAHTDFRILEGRHSGNGFSYAYEDGFLKKYFVFGLHENFVSKSVFNTLKELTSRVKYVTYEEVEVKREKNFESELENALNFIKNEPFGVELDLDAIPNIPSSAMTLSGFSVDKARHYVYYFGKHQNASYLHICEGAPSLDDSKNNHLTGKLIASLITDFMKAKNC; translated from the coding sequence ATGGAAAATATTACTCTTTTAAGCCAAAACGAATTAGCTAAAATAACCAACCACAGAAGTGGTGAAATAAAATTTGGAGAAAAAATAATCACTATTCCTAAAGACTCTGATGTTTTGGAATTTATAACTAATAGCGAAGCTAAATTTGTACTTTTAGGAATTCCTGAAGATATTGGAGTAAAAGCTAATTTAGGTCGAGTTGGTACGGCTACTGCCTATGAAAGTGCATTGAGTAGTTTAGCAAATATTCAGCATAATAAATTTTGTAAAGGGAATTATTTATTAGTTTTAGGTAAATTAAATGTAACAGATTTAGTTGAAAAAGCCAATCTTTTAGATAGCAACAACAAAGAACATCGAAAAGAATTATTTAAATTAGTTGAGCAATTAGACATTGAAGTTTCTCACATTATTCACAAAATTTGTAACGCTGGAAAAATTCCAATTATTGTAGGTGGCGGTCACAATAATGCCTACGGAAATATTAAAGGATTAGCCTTAGCAAAAGGAAAACCTGTAAATGCTGTAAATTTTGATGCGCATACCGATTTTAGAATTTTAGAAGGAAGACACTCAGGAAATGGTTTTAGTTATGCCTATGAAGACGGATTCCTAAAAAAATATTTTGTTTTTGGATTGCACGAAAACTTTGTTTCAAAAAGTGTTTTTAATACCTTAAAAGAACTTACTTCAAGAGTAAAGTATGTTACCTATGAAGAAGTAGAAGTAAAACGAGAGAAAAATTTTGAAAGCGAATTAGAAAATGCGCTAAACTTTATAAAAAACGAACCTTTTGGAGTTGAATTAGACTTAGATGCTATTCCAAATATTCCATCGAGTGCTATGACATTAAGTGGGTTTAGTGTAGATAAAGCTCGCCATTATGTGTATTACTTTGGAAAACATCAAAATGCTTCTTACTTACATATATGCGAGGGAGCACCATCACTTGATGATTCTAAAAACAACCATTTAACAGGGAAATTAATAGCTTCATTAATTACCGATTTCATGAAGGCTAAAAACTGTTAA
- a CDS encoding DEAD/DEAH box helicase has translation MTFNDLKLYNNIQQALEEEGYTNPTPIQEQAIPEILLGQDLVACAQTGTGKTGAFAIPILNLIHRIVGSAKKAKHIRTLVVTPTRELAIQIDESFKTYGKYTNVKSLVIFGGVNQVPQVNELKMGIDVLIATPGRLLDLHKQGFIDLDHMHHLVLDEADQMLDMGFINDVKKIIKLTPSNRQTLLFSATMPIAIRELADTFLTRPKYISVTPISSTAENVSQKVYFVNKDDKRLLLKQLIIQESLSNALVFTRTKHGADNIVKVLKKASIKAEAIHGDKSQNARQRVLEQFKNKEIDILVATDIAARGIDIEQLPFVINFDIPNISETYVHRIGRTGRAGNSGLAISFCGKDEKPYWLDIEKLIRMKVKVVTDHPYTWKDEVVNPDAKPDLRNKDKNKLNPNSNSRKSEASKKNKKRWY, from the coding sequence ATGACATTTAACGATTTAAAATTATACAACAACATACAACAAGCTCTTGAAGAAGAAGGTTATACCAACCCCACTCCCATCCAAGAACAAGCCATTCCTGAAATATTATTAGGACAAGATTTAGTAGCTTGTGCCCAAACAGGAACAGGAAAAACTGGCGCTTTTGCTATTCCAATCTTAAATTTAATTCACAGAATTGTGGGTTCGGCTAAAAAAGCAAAACACATTAGAACATTAGTAGTAACGCCTACTCGTGAATTAGCCATTCAAATTGATGAAAGTTTTAAAACGTATGGAAAATATACCAATGTAAAATCATTAGTTATTTTTGGCGGTGTTAATCAAGTGCCACAAGTTAACGAATTAAAAATGGGCATCGATGTTTTAATCGCTACTCCAGGAAGACTTTTAGATTTACACAAACAAGGATTTATAGATTTAGATCATATGCATCATCTAGTTTTAGATGAAGCTGATCAAATGTTAGATATGGGATTTATTAATGATGTAAAGAAAATTATTAAATTAACCCCAAGTAACAGACAAACCTTATTGTTCTCGGCAACGATGCCTATTGCTATTAGAGAATTAGCGGATACTTTTTTAACGCGTCCAAAATACATTTCTGTAACTCCTATTTCAAGTACGGCTGAAAACGTTTCTCAAAAAGTATATTTTGTTAATAAAGACGATAAACGTTTACTTTTAAAACAGTTGATTATTCAAGAAAGTTTGAGTAATGCTTTAGTTTTTACCAGAACCAAACATGGCGCTGATAACATTGTAAAAGTATTGAAAAAAGCCAGTATAAAAGCGGAAGCTATTCACGGAGATAAATCACAAAATGCACGTCAACGCGTGTTGGAACAATTTAAAAATAAAGAAATTGACATTTTAGTAGCCACTGATATTGCGGCTAGAGGAATTGATATTGAACAACTTCCGTTTGTAATTAACTTTGATATTCCAAATATTTCTGAAACCTATGTACACCGAATTGGTCGAACAGGTCGTGCCGGTAATTCTGGATTAGCCATTTCTTTTTGTGGAAAAGACGAAAAACCCTATTGGCTTGATATTGAAAAATTAATCCGAATGAAAGTAAAAGTGGTGACAGATCATCCGTACACTTGGAAAGACGAAGTTGTAAATCCTGATGCGAAACCAGATTTACGAAATAAAGATAAAAATAAGTTAAACCCGAATTCTAATTCAAGAAAATCGGAAGCTTCAAAGAAAAACAAAAAACGCTGGTATTAA
- the ettA gene encoding energy-dependent translational throttle protein EttA codes for MSDDKKVIFSMQKLSKSYPGADKQVLKNIYLSFFYGAKIGILGLNGSGKSSLLKIIAGIDKNYQGDVVFQPGYTVGYLEQEPQLDETKTVLDIVREGAAETFALLEEFNKINDDFGLPEVYENPERMEKLMDRQAELQDRIDACGAWEIDNKLEIAMDALRTPDPETPINVLSGGEKRRVALCRLLLQQPDVLLLDEPTNHLDAESVLWLEQHLAQYSGTVIAVTHDRYFLDNVAGWILELDRGEGIPWKGNYSSWLDQKSTRMAQEEKVASKRRKNLERELDWVRQGAKGRQTKQKARLQNYDKLLNEDQKELDEKLEIYIPNGPRLGTNVIEAKNVAKAFGDKLLYDDLNFVLPQAGIVGIIGPNGAGKSTIFKMIMGEQQADGGTFEIGDTVKIAYVDQSHSNIDPNKTLWENFCDGQELILMGGRQVNSRAYLSRFNFGGSDQNKKVATLSGGERNRLHLAMTLKEEGNVLLLDEPTNDLDVNTLRALEEGLENFAGCAVIISHDRWFLDRVCTHILAFEGDSQVYSFEGSFTEYEENKRKRLGKDVAPTRIKYKKLIR; via the coding sequence ATGTCAGACGATAAGAAAGTGATTTTCTCAATGCAAAAATTGAGTAAAAGTTATCCTGGAGCAGATAAACAAGTATTAAAAAATATTTATTTGAGTTTTTTCTATGGAGCAAAGATTGGTATACTTGGTTTAAATGGTTCTGGAAAATCATCGTTATTAAAAATTATTGCAGGTATTGATAAAAATTATCAAGGAGATGTAGTATTTCAACCAGGTTATACAGTTGGATATTTAGAGCAAGAGCCACAATTAGATGAAACGAAAACAGTACTTGATATTGTTCGTGAAGGTGCTGCAGAAACGTTTGCATTATTGGAAGAATTCAATAAAATTAATGACGATTTTGGTTTGCCAGAAGTATATGAGAATCCAGAAAGAATGGAAAAACTTATGGATCGTCAGGCAGAATTACAAGACAGAATTGATGCTTGTGGTGCTTGGGAAATTGATAATAAGTTAGAAATTGCAATGGATGCGCTTCGTACACCTGATCCAGAAACACCAATTAATGTATTATCAGGTGGAGAAAAACGTCGTGTAGCTTTATGCCGTTTACTTTTACAACAACCAGATGTTTTATTATTAGATGAACCAACCAACCACTTGGATGCTGAATCAGTTCTTTGGTTAGAACAGCATTTAGCTCAATATTCGGGAACGGTAATTGCTGTAACACACGATAGATATTTCTTAGATAACGTAGCAGGCTGGATTTTAGAGTTAGATAGAGGAGAAGGAATTCCATGGAAAGGGAACTATTCATCTTGGTTAGACCAAAAATCTACTCGTATGGCACAAGAAGAAAAAGTAGCTTCAAAACGCAGAAAAAACTTAGAACGTGAATTAGATTGGGTGCGTCAAGGAGCAAAAGGACGTCAAACGAAACAAAAAGCACGTTTACAGAACTACGATAAATTATTAAACGAAGATCAAAAAGAACTAGACGAAAAATTAGAAATTTATATTCCTAATGGACCGCGTTTAGGAACTAATGTAATTGAAGCAAAAAATGTAGCAAAAGCATTTGGTGATAAATTATTATATGACGATTTAAATTTTGTTTTACCTCAAGCAGGAATTGTTGGAATTATCGGACCAAATGGTGCTGGTAAATCTACTATTTTCAAAATGATTATGGGCGAACAACAAGCGGATGGTGGTACATTTGAAATTGGTGATACCGTAAAAATTGCCTACGTAGATCAGTCGCACTCTAATATTGATCCAAACAAAACCTTATGGGAAAACTTTTGCGATGGTCAAGAATTAATTCTAATGGGAGGAAGACAAGTAAACTCTAGAGCGTATTTATCTCGTTTTAACTTTGGCGGAAGCGATCAAAATAAGAAAGTTGCTACTTTGTCGGGTGGAGAACGTAATAGACTTCACTTAGCTATGACCTTAAAAGAAGAAGGAAACGTATTGCTGTTAGATGAGCCAACCAATGATTTAGATGTAAATACATTACGTGCCTTAGAAGAAGGTTTAGAGAACTTTGCAGGCTGTGCTGTAATTATTTCCCACGATAGATGGTTTTTAGATAGAGTTTGTACCCATATTTTAGCTTTTGAAGGTGATTCTCAAGTATATAGTTTTGAAGGAAGTTTTACAGAATATGAAGAAAACAAACGCAAACGTCTAGGAAAAGATGTTGCCCCAACACGAATTAAGTATAAAAAATTGATTCGATAA
- a CDS encoding CAL67264 family membrane protein, producing MGMNKNTILAWATFIMILMGLLLIGLGIYRYADVAGWGFSAVGVGFFAIAWVFNALKGRV from the coding sequence ATGGGAATGAATAAAAATACAATATTGGCTTGGGCAACTTTCATCATGATTTTGATGGGATTGCTTTTAATTGGTTTAGGAATTTATCGTTATGCAGATGTAGCTGGGTGGGGATTTTCAGCCGTAGGTGTTGGTTTCTTTGCTATTGCATGGGTTTTTAACGCATTAAAAGGTAGAGTTTAA
- the holA gene encoding DNA polymerase III subunit delta — protein MDEVIQITKDIKAGNIKPIYFFMGDEPYYIDKLTEFIEQNVLQEHERDFNQSILYGRDVTMEDVIGSAKRFPMMADRQVVIVREAQELSRHIDKIEAYAENPQPTTVLVFAYKYKTLDKRKKVTKLLDKVGVVYESKKLYENQVGDWIKRVLSGQGYSIEPKAAAILVEFLGTDLSKINNELDKLKIILPKGHTFTPKDIEENIGFSKDYNNFELRKAIGEKDQLKAYKIIDHFSQNPKDNPLVVTTGLVFGFFSQLLQYHGLKDKSQFNAAKVLRVSPYFVKDYEVAFRNYPMKKVSAIVAALRDIDVKSKGVGATSMTQHDLLKELLIKIFN, from the coding sequence ATGGACGAAGTAATTCAAATTACGAAAGATATAAAAGCCGGAAACATCAAACCCATTTATTTTTTTATGGGTGATGAGCCGTATTATATTGATAAATTGACTGAGTTTATTGAGCAAAATGTATTGCAAGAACACGAGCGCGATTTTAATCAATCAATTTTATATGGACGTGATGTTACGATGGAAGATGTGATTGGCAGTGCTAAACGTTTTCCTATGATGGCCGACCGCCAAGTTGTAATTGTTAGAGAAGCTCAAGAATTATCTCGTCATATTGACAAAATTGAAGCTTATGCTGAAAATCCTCAACCAACCACGGTTTTGGTTTTCGCCTACAAATATAAAACGTTAGACAAGCGTAAAAAAGTCACGAAACTTTTAGATAAAGTTGGAGTGGTTTACGAAAGTAAAAAACTGTATGAAAATCAAGTTGGTGATTGGATTAAACGCGTTTTATCTGGACAAGGATATAGCATCGAACCCAAAGCAGCGGCTATTTTAGTAGAATTTTTAGGAACCGATTTGTCTAAAATCAATAACGAATTGGATAAACTGAAAATCATTTTACCAAAAGGACATACGTTTACGCCAAAAGACATTGAAGAGAATATCGGTTTTAGTAAAGATTACAACAATTTTGAACTACGAAAAGCAATTGGTGAAAAAGACCAATTGAAAGCGTATAAAATCATAGATCATTTTTCTCAAAATCCAAAAGATAATCCTTTAGTGGTTACTACTGGATTAGTATTTGGGTTCTTTTCACAATTATTACAATATCACGGATTAAAAGACAAATCGCAGTTCAATGCGGCTAAAGTTTTACGAGTGAGTCCTTATTTTGTGAAAGATTACGAAGTAGCATTTAGAAATTATCCTATGAAAAAAGTAAGTGCTATTGTGGCAGCTTTGCGCGATATTGATGTAAAAAGCAAAGGGGTGGGCGCTACTTCAATGACACAACACGATTTATTAAAGGAATTATTGATTAAAATTTTCAATTGA